The following are from one region of the Plodia interpunctella isolate USDA-ARS_2022_Savannah chromosome 23, ilPloInte3.2, whole genome shotgun sequence genome:
- the LOC128680249 gene encoding hexokinase-2-like, translating to MSAAVDSRSQATVLRSPEATNGDINGHVESGDRWDELFLPPPLRIEDRSRAQKIEARLSGLILGGHTLRRVAETFEREMELGLTRNPKKPSSLQMENTFVPELPNGTEEGKFLALDLGGTNFRVLLLEIENGKLVREDVKQYHISDELRLAPGVDLFNFLADCVLDFVRSEDMEDEEIPLGFTFSFPMKHTSITSGQLITWTKSFKCGGMEGVDVAGLLQRCLDDRNLKVTVQVLLNDTTGTLVAGAYEDPTVGMAVILGTGSNGCYMEHASRITQWGGAQHDRVHDVCVDIEWGAFGDNGCLDFMRTEIDREVDARSLLQTSFTFEKYIGGKYLGDALSVSLAALARARLFPAAPAPAALQTAQLSLFEEENCAGQLTQTIKVLEQACGTPISEADAQVAQYVAQVISNRAAQLVSVCISTLLRRMDRPYQAVAVDGSVFKKHPRIRKLMYRYIGLLAPDHKYSLLAAEDGSGKGSALTAAIAARIAARST from the exons ATGTCAGCAGCGGTGGACAGCCGCAGCCAGGCAACGGTGCTGCGGAGCCCTGAGGCTACTAACGGCGACATCAATGGCCATGTTGAGAGTGGAGACAGGTGGGACGAGCTGTTCCTGCCTCCTCCTCTGAGGATCGAAGACAGATCTAGAGCACAGAAG ATCGAGGCTCGTCTGTCAGGGCTGATCCTGGGCGGGCACACGCTGCGCCGCGTGGCGGAGACCTTCGAGCGGGAGATGGAACTGGGACTTACCAGAAACCCCAAGAAACCCTCCAGTCTCCAGATGGAGAACACTTTCGTGCCAGAACTACCCAATGGGACAG AGGAAGGTAAATTCTTGGCGTTGGACCTGGGCGGGACTAACTTCCGAGTGCTGCTGCTGGAAATAGAAAACGGGAAACTCGTCAGGGAAGACGTGAAGCAGTACCACATTAG TGACGAGCTGAGGCTGGCCCCAGGGGTGGACCTGTTCAACTTCCTCGCGGACTGCGTGCTGGACTTCGTGCGCTCCGAGGACATGGAGGACGAGGAGATACCCTTGG GTTTCACATTCTCGTTCCCGATGAAGCACACATCGATAACGTCCGGCCAGCTGATCACGTGGACTAAGTCGTTCAAGTGCGGCGGCATGGAGGGCGTAGACGTGGCCGGTCTGCTGCAACGCTGTCTGGACGACAGGAACCTCAAGGTTACGGTCCAGGTTCTCCTCAACGACACTACAGGCACTCTCGTCGCCGGCGCTTATGAGGATCCCACTGTTGGG ATGGCCGTGATCCTGGGCACGGGCTCCAACGGCTGCTACATGGAGCACGCGAGCCGCATCACGCAGTGGGGCGGCGCGCAGCACGACCGAGTGCAT gATGTGTGCGTAGACATCGAGTGGGGAGCATTCGGAGACAACGGTTGTTTGGACTTCATGCGGACGGAGATCGACCGCGAGGTCGACGCTCGCTCGTTGCTGCAAACCTCTTTCAC GTTCGAGAAGTACATCGGCGGCAAGTACCTGGGCGACGCGCTGAGCGTGTCGCTGGCAGCGCTGGCGCGCGCGCGGCTCTTCCCtgccgcgcccgcgcccgccgcgcTGCAAACCGCGCAGCTCAGCCTCTTCGAAGA aGAGAATTGCGCGGGCCAGTTGACACAAACGATAAAGGTTCTGGAGCAGGCCTGCGGGACTCCAATCTCCGAAGCTGACGCGCAGGTGGCGCAGTACGTCGCTCAGGTCATCTCCAACAGAGCGGCGCAGCTTGTCTCAGTTT GCATATCCACTTTACTACGACGCATGGACCGGCCGTACCAGGCGGTGGCGGTGGACGGCTCCGTCTTCAAGAAGCACCCGCGGATACGGAAGCTCATGTACCGGTACATCGGGCTTCTGGCGCCAGACCATAAG TACTCTCTGCTGGCGGCCGAGGACGGCAGCGGCAAGGGCTCCGCGCTGACGGCCGCCATCGCCGCGCGCATCGCCGCGCGCTCCACGTAA